In Rhodoferax koreense, a genomic segment contains:
- a CDS encoding amino acid ABC transporter permease yields MKYHLDFSPLVPYWPVFLNGAWLTLKMTAVAVVVGVAVGTLVAFAKRSRITPISQICSAYIEVVRNTPFLVQIFLLYFGLASFGVRMPTFAAAVLAMIINIAAYAAEIIRAGLESVPRGQIEAAECLGLSKWRIGWHVMLQPSIEKVYPALTSQFLLMMQASAMASQISAEELTAIANTVQSDTFRSLETYIVVAALYLVLSLAIKLLTSLLGEYLFRRRRVVRQAAALNARNGRATALPPTAAVASRGGAA; encoded by the coding sequence GTGAAGTACCACCTCGACTTCTCTCCGCTCGTGCCCTACTGGCCGGTCTTTCTCAACGGTGCCTGGCTGACGCTGAAGATGACGGCCGTGGCGGTCGTGGTCGGCGTGGCGGTCGGCACCCTGGTGGCGTTCGCCAAGCGCAGCAGGATCACGCCGATCTCGCAGATCTGCTCGGCCTACATCGAGGTCGTGCGCAACACACCTTTCCTGGTGCAGATCTTCCTGCTTTACTTCGGCCTGGCCAGCTTCGGCGTGCGCATGCCGACCTTCGCCGCGGCCGTGCTGGCGATGATCATCAACATCGCCGCCTACGCCGCGGAAATCATCCGCGCCGGACTCGAATCCGTGCCCCGGGGCCAGATCGAGGCAGCAGAATGCCTGGGCCTGTCCAAATGGCGCATCGGCTGGCACGTGATGCTCCAGCCGTCGATCGAGAAGGTGTATCCGGCGCTGACCAGCCAGTTCCTGCTGATGATGCAGGCCTCGGCCATGGCCTCGCAGATTTCGGCGGAGGAATTGACGGCCATCGCCAACACCGTGCAGTCGGACACGTTCCGCTCCCTCGAAACCTACATCGTGGTGGCGGCGCTATACCTGGTCCTGTCGCTGGCGATCAAGCTGCTGACCAGCTTGCTCGGCGAATACCTGTTCCGCCGCCGCCGGGTGGTGCGCCAGGCCGCGGCGCTCAATGCGCGCAACGGCCGGGCGACGGCGTTGCCGCCCACGGCAGCGGTGGCCAGCCGCGGGGGTGCGGCATGA
- a CDS encoding amino acid ABC transporter permease — protein MNFGLGSFTGTHLLYLFTSIWWTLVLSALAFVLGSVGGFGVMLARISHKAWLRWMALVYIECVQGIPLLILLFIVYFGLSVYGYSLPALAAAGIAMMIYVSAYLGDIWRGCVEAMPKPQWEAAECLAFSRWQTLRLVIIPQAVRLSLPPTVGFLVQIIKMTSLASVIGFVELTRAGQIINNSIFQPFLIFAIVGAFYFALCYPLSRWSEAMERKLNVANR, from the coding sequence ATGAACTTCGGCCTCGGCAGCTTCACCGGGACCCACCTGCTGTACCTGTTCACCTCGATCTGGTGGACGCTGGTGCTGTCCGCCCTGGCCTTCGTGCTCGGCAGCGTCGGCGGCTTCGGCGTGATGCTGGCGCGCATTTCGCACAAGGCCTGGCTGCGCTGGATGGCGCTGGTCTACATCGAATGCGTGCAGGGCATCCCGCTGCTGATCCTGCTGTTCATCGTGTATTTCGGCTTGTCGGTGTACGGCTATTCGCTGCCTGCACTGGCGGCCGCTGGCATCGCGATGATGATCTACGTCAGCGCCTACCTCGGCGACATCTGGCGCGGTTGTGTCGAGGCCATGCCCAAGCCGCAATGGGAGGCCGCAGAATGCCTGGCGTTCTCGCGCTGGCAGACGCTGCGCCTGGTGATCATCCCGCAGGCGGTACGGCTGTCCCTGCCGCCCACCGTGGGCTTCCTGGTGCAGATCATCAAGATGACCTCGCTGGCCTCGGTGATCGGCTTCGTCGAACTCACCCGCGCGGGCCAGATCATCAACAACTCGATCTTCCAGCCGTTCCTGATCTTCGCGATCGTCGGCGCGTTCTATTTTGCCCTGTGTTATCCGCTTTCGCGCTGGAGCGAAGCGATGGAGAGAAAACTGAATGTCGCCAATCGATAG
- a CDS encoding amino acid ABC transporter ATP-binding protein, with the protein MSPIDSTPQGRPQGGQAFPTGGGEAHAVASRGAIVKLDQVYKSFGSNQVLKGVSFEVAKGEMIAIIGASGSGKSTALRCIDRLEVIDRGSIEVCGIRVDDPAIDLKQLRLEVGIVFQSYNLFPHLTVEENILLALKHVKKLATAEARQVALRVLEQVGLKEKAGAYPEQLSGGQQQRVAIARSLAMSPKVMLFDEVTSALDPQLTGEVLRVMEDLAAGGMTMLLVTHEMAFAKRVADRIIYMHQGKVWEVGGGEMLDAPQTPELRAFLDNGL; encoded by the coding sequence ATGTCGCCAATCGATAGTACGCCGCAGGGCCGCCCCCAAGGCGGACAAGCCTTCCCCACGGGGGGTGGCGAAGCACACGCAGTGGCCAGCCGGGGGGCCATCGTTAAGCTGGATCAGGTCTACAAGAGCTTCGGCTCGAACCAGGTCCTGAAGGGTGTTTCCTTCGAGGTCGCCAAGGGCGAGATGATTGCCATCATCGGCGCCAGCGGCTCGGGCAAGAGCACGGCGCTGCGCTGCATCGACCGGCTCGAAGTCATCGACCGGGGCAGCATTGAGGTCTGCGGCATCCGGGTCGACGACCCGGCCATCGACCTGAAACAGCTGCGCCTCGAAGTCGGCATCGTGTTCCAGAGCTACAACCTGTTTCCGCACCTCACGGTGGAAGAAAACATCCTGCTCGCACTCAAGCACGTGAAGAAGCTGGCCACGGCCGAAGCGCGCCAGGTCGCGCTGCGGGTGCTCGAGCAGGTCGGGCTGAAGGAAAAGGCCGGCGCCTATCCCGAGCAGCTCTCGGGCGGCCAGCAACAACGCGTGGCCATCGCGCGCTCGCTGGCCATGTCGCCCAAGGTGATGCTGTTCGACGAGGTGACTTCCGCGCTCGATCCGCAGCTCACCGGCGAGGTGCTGCGCGTGATGGAAGACCTGGCCGCTGGCGGCATGACCATGCTGCTGGTGACGCACGAGATGGCGTTTGCCAAGCGCGTGGCCGACCGCATCATCTACATGCACCAGGGCAAGGTCTGGGAGGTCGGCGGCGGAGAGATGCTTGACGCGCCCCAGACCCCCGAGCTCAGGGCTTTCCTGGACAACGGGCTTTGA
- a CDS encoding transporter substrate-binding domain-containing protein — MNNSKILTRTALAAALLAFGAHAALADQLDDIKKAGKVRVAIAIGTPLFSYADANLQPTGSDVDTATELAKDLGVKLEIVPITTAARIPTLQAQRADLVISSLSITEERAKVVDFSIPYSAITIMVAAPKDMKITGYADLAGKRIGLTRATTNDTLTTKEAKGAEIMRYEDDATLITSVVTGQVDIFSSTPSNMGEINKRAPGKNFELKFSQLDSGLGITMNKGEPKLKEWINGWVTTNLKNGKLNAIYKKYHGRDLPADVIKAG, encoded by the coding sequence TTGAACAACTCGAAGATCCTCACCCGCACCGCGCTGGCGGCCGCCCTGCTCGCATTCGGCGCCCATGCCGCGCTGGCCGATCAGCTCGACGACATCAAGAAGGCTGGCAAGGTCCGCGTGGCCATCGCCATCGGCACGCCGCTGTTCAGCTATGCCGATGCCAACCTGCAGCCCACGGGCTCGGACGTGGACACGGCCACCGAACTCGCCAAGGATCTGGGCGTGAAGCTGGAGATCGTGCCGATCACCACCGCCGCGCGCATCCCCACGCTGCAGGCCCAGCGGGCCGATCTCGTCATCTCGAGCCTGTCGATCACCGAGGAGCGCGCCAAGGTGGTGGACTTCTCGATCCCCTACTCCGCCATCACCATCATGGTCGCCGCGCCCAAGGACATGAAGATCACTGGCTACGCCGACCTGGCCGGCAAACGCATCGGCCTGACCCGCGCCACCACCAACGACACGCTGACCACCAAGGAAGCCAAGGGCGCCGAGATCATGCGCTACGAAGACGACGCCACGCTGATCACCTCGGTGGTCACCGGACAGGTCGACATCTTCTCCAGCACGCCGTCGAACATGGGCGAGATCAACAAGCGCGCGCCGGGCAAGAATTTCGAGCTGAAGTTCTCGCAGCTCGACTCGGGCCTGGGCATCACCATGAACAAGGGCGAGCCCAAGCTCAAGGAGTGGATCAACGGCTGGGTCACCACCAACCTCAAGAACGGCAAGCTCAACGCCATCTACAAGAAGTACCACGGCCGCGATCTGCCGGCCGACGTGATCAAGGCCGGTTGA
- a CDS encoding EAL domain-containing protein has protein sequence MPKLSLRQVITLGVALGITLPALLLGSLVLKERHERELALRIGEPMAQYAQLLSSAMAMPIWNVDKAVAKQLVDSVMRNPDVVELTVMDEFGNVFVSAEENTRRRGTVLRQQRGVNLDGRPIGMVTVALSTARIEQQWWGDFAQLGLALLAQVGVSFLLVFLLVDRRVVRPLYKLQLATAKLARGELEQPLDWHRRDEIGSLALGLDQMRAALGALIAERDIKNADLRQELHDRLQAEEALRLTDAKFKAIFHASPLAMTVSRHAPGHPIVDINDAGLRQFGGSREMRLGQSHGLLWRRARDQAHALEVIEHTGEIKGFEAWLRRIGDQAGDEDDNAILCEISGRMVALGSEQLIILVLEDVTERKRAAEMIWNQANFDRLTGLPNRHLFQERLEQEMAEAAREGRSLALVFFDLDLFKEVNDTLGHEMGDVLLQEAARRLRVGVRQNDLLARLGGDEFTLILSGLADIGDVHQIVQDALERLVEPFVLGGQQVHISTSAGVTFYPQDATLVETLLKNADQAMYAAKSQGRNRYNVFTPSMQDAAQKRMRLINDLRVAMAEKQFSIHYQPIVDLRTGQVHKAEALIRWRHPVEGLVSPADFIPIAEETGMIVELGDWVFREAVKQVAAWRRTHHPQFQVSVNVSPMQFRNEGIDQASWLAHLSAMGVPGQGVLVEITEGLLMDAGHNVSGQLQVFRQAGIGLSLDDFGTGYSSLSYLKKFDIDFLKIDQSFVRNLTTDPDDMALCNVIIVMAHTLGLKVVAEGVETPAQRDLLAAAGCDYGQGYLFARPAPAGEMPFALPMAGLNRP, from the coding sequence GTGCCCAAGCTATCGCTCAGACAGGTCATCACGCTGGGCGTGGCGCTCGGCATCACCTTGCCCGCGCTGCTGCTGGGCAGCCTGGTGTTGAAGGAGCGGCACGAGCGCGAGCTCGCGCTGCGCATCGGGGAGCCGATGGCCCAGTACGCCCAACTGCTCTCCAGTGCGATGGCGATGCCGATCTGGAACGTCGACAAGGCGGTGGCCAAGCAACTGGTCGACTCGGTGATGCGCAACCCGGACGTGGTCGAACTCACGGTGATGGACGAGTTCGGCAACGTCTTCGTGAGCGCGGAGGAAAACACCCGGCGCAGGGGCACGGTGCTGCGCCAGCAGCGCGGAGTCAATCTCGATGGCCGGCCGATCGGCATGGTCACGGTGGCCTTGAGCACGGCGCGCATCGAGCAGCAATGGTGGGGCGATTTCGCGCAACTGGGCCTCGCGCTGCTGGCCCAGGTCGGTGTTTCCTTCCTGCTGGTGTTCTTGCTGGTCGACCGGCGCGTGGTGCGCCCGCTGTACAAGCTGCAGCTGGCCACCGCCAAGCTGGCGCGCGGCGAATTGGAGCAGCCGCTCGACTGGCACCGCCGCGACGAGATCGGCAGCCTGGCGCTGGGCCTGGACCAGATGCGCGCCGCGCTCGGCGCGCTGATCGCCGAACGTGACATCAAGAACGCGGACTTGCGCCAGGAACTGCACGATCGGCTGCAGGCCGAGGAAGCCCTGCGTTTGACCGACGCCAAGTTCAAGGCCATCTTTCACGCGTCGCCGCTGGCGATGACGGTGTCGCGACATGCGCCGGGTCACCCCATCGTCGACATCAACGATGCCGGCCTGCGGCAGTTCGGCGGCTCGCGCGAGATGCGGCTCGGCCAAAGCCACGGTTTGTTGTGGCGCCGAGCGCGCGACCAGGCGCATGCCCTCGAGGTGATCGAACACACCGGGGAGATCAAGGGTTTCGAAGCCTGGCTGCGCCGCATCGGCGATCAGGCCGGGGACGAGGATGACAATGCGATCCTGTGCGAGATCTCCGGGCGCATGGTGGCCCTGGGCAGCGAACAGTTGATCATCCTGGTGCTGGAAGACGTGACCGAGCGCAAGCGCGCGGCCGAGATGATCTGGAACCAGGCCAACTTCGACCGCCTGACGGGACTGCCGAACCGCCATCTCTTCCAGGAACGACTGGAGCAGGAAATGGCGGAGGCCGCGCGCGAGGGACGCTCGTTGGCGCTCGTGTTCTTCGACCTCGATCTCTTCAAGGAAGTCAACGACACGCTGGGCCACGAGATGGGGGACGTCCTGCTGCAGGAGGCCGCCCGCCGCCTGCGAGTGGGGGTGCGGCAGAACGACCTGCTGGCGCGGCTCGGCGGGGACGAGTTCACCCTGATCCTGAGCGGCCTGGCCGACATCGGCGACGTGCACCAGATCGTGCAGGACGCGCTGGAGCGGCTGGTCGAGCCTTTCGTGCTCGGCGGCCAGCAGGTGCACATCTCGACCAGCGCCGGCGTGACCTTCTATCCGCAGGACGCGACGCTGGTCGAGACCTTGCTGAAGAATGCCGACCAGGCCATGTATGCCGCCAAGAGCCAGGGCCGCAACCGCTACAACGTGTTCACGCCGTCGATGCAGGACGCGGCGCAAAAGCGCATGCGGCTGATCAACGACCTGCGCGTGGCCATGGCCGAGAAGCAGTTCAGCATCCATTACCAGCCGATCGTCGACCTGCGGACGGGCCAGGTCCACAAGGCCGAGGCCTTGATCCGCTGGCGCCATCCGGTCGAGGGCCTGGTGAGTCCGGCCGATTTCATTCCGATCGCCGAGGAGACCGGCATGATCGTCGAACTCGGCGACTGGGTGTTCCGCGAGGCGGTGAAGCAGGTGGCGGCATGGCGTCGGACGCACCATCCGCAGTTCCAGGTCAGCGTCAACGTCTCGCCGATGCAATTCCGCAACGAGGGCATCGACCAGGCATCGTGGCTCGCGCACCTGAGCGCGATGGGCGTGCCGGGCCAGGGGGTGCTGGTGGAGATCACCGAAGGCTTGCTGATGGATGCCGGGCACAACGTGAGTGGCCAGCTGCAGGTGTTCCGGCAAGCCGGCATCGGGCTGTCGCTCGACGATTTCGGCACCGGGTATTCGTCGCTGTCCTACTTGAAAAAGTTCGACATCGATTTCCTCAAGATCGACCAGTCCTTCGTGCGCAATCTCACCACCGACCCGGACGACATGGCGCTGTGCAACGTGATCATCGTCATGGCCCACACGCTGGGCCTGAAGGTGGTGGCCGAGGGCGTGGAGACGCCCGCCCAGCGCGACCTGCTGGCCGCGGCCGGCTGCGACTACGGGCAGGGCTATCTGTTTGCGCGGCCGGCGCCGGCCGGCGAGATGCCGTTCGCGCTGCCCATGGCGGGGCTCAACCGGCCTTGA
- a CDS encoding substrate-binding periplasmic protein: MGTPGSARARRLWRLVVAGLMAASMVTTMSARADPACKQLVATGNPEYPPFLWRDPANETRLIGANASLMQLLSKEIGVPIEVRYAGSWARVQEEARLGRVDLVAGAFFTTDRLDYMDYVYPPLRETSSVVWERQGATQKYQQWADLKGRAGVTVINNSFGEEFDRFARANLKIATVPSLEQALKMLQLGRVDYLIYEEDPANAYIAQLGIGGLVAASPPVSNERLYLTLSHKSSCNTPEMRAALAKALYKFGRQNVMKKLVDAGIQLWRTQ; this comes from the coding sequence ATGGGAACGCCGGGCAGCGCGCGCGCGCGCCGGCTGTGGCGCCTGGTCGTGGCCGGCCTCATGGCGGCCTCGATGGTGACCACGATGTCCGCCCGGGCCGATCCAGCCTGCAAGCAACTGGTGGCTACCGGCAATCCGGAATACCCGCCTTTCCTGTGGCGCGACCCGGCCAACGAGACGCGGTTGATCGGCGCCAATGCGAGCCTGATGCAGTTGTTGTCCAAGGAAATCGGCGTGCCCATCGAAGTCCGTTACGCGGGCTCCTGGGCGCGGGTGCAGGAAGAAGCACGGCTGGGCCGCGTGGACCTGGTCGCCGGTGCGTTCTTCACCACCGACCGACTCGACTACATGGACTACGTCTACCCGCCGCTGCGCGAGACCAGTTCGGTGGTGTGGGAGCGCCAGGGTGCGACGCAGAAGTACCAGCAGTGGGCGGACCTCAAGGGCCGCGCCGGCGTCACCGTCATCAACAACAGTTTCGGCGAGGAGTTCGACCGTTTCGCGCGCGCGAACCTGAAGATCGCCACCGTGCCGAGCCTGGAGCAGGCGCTCAAGATGCTGCAGCTCGGCCGGGTGGACTACCTGATCTACGAGGAAGACCCGGCCAACGCCTACATCGCCCAGCTCGGCATCGGAGGGCTGGTCGCTGCCAGCCCACCGGTGAGCAATGAACGCCTGTACCTCACGCTGTCGCACAAGTCGAGCTGCAACACGCCCGAAATGCGCGCTGCGCTGGCCAAGGCCCTGTACAAGTTCGGCCGGCAGAACGTGATGAAGAAACTCGTCGACGCCGGCATCCAACTCTGGCGTACCCAGTAG
- a CDS encoding anti-sigma factor yields MSAAPGDDDLAAEYVLGTLSAARRREVEARIDVDAELRAEVLAWQERLLPLTALAEPVAPSAQLWQRIERSLAPSKMLQARPARGRFVGWWDNLQLWRGLAGTGFAAAAVLAGVLVTRLSPVPAPQYMVVLVAPQDKAPGWVVQTSDSRRLSLIPLGATAVPAEKSLQFWTKGDNWSGPVSLGLVKPGETVQIPLDKLPPLQPNQLFELTLEPANGSPIDRPTGPIQFIGRAVKLI; encoded by the coding sequence ATGAGCGCAGCGCCGGGCGACGATGATCTTGCGGCCGAATACGTGCTCGGCACCCTGTCGGCCGCGCGCCGTCGAGAGGTGGAGGCGCGCATCGACGTCGACGCTGAACTGCGTGCCGAGGTGCTGGCCTGGCAGGAACGCCTGCTGCCGTTGACGGCGTTGGCCGAACCCGTGGCGCCATCGGCGCAACTCTGGCAACGCATCGAGCGCAGCCTGGCCCCGTCGAAGATGCTCCAGGCGCGTCCGGCGCGCGGACGCTTTGTTGGCTGGTGGGACAACCTGCAGCTCTGGCGAGGCCTGGCCGGTACCGGTTTCGCCGCGGCGGCTGTGCTCGCCGGCGTGCTGGTGACGCGGCTGTCGCCGGTGCCGGCGCCGCAATACATGGTGGTGCTGGTGGCGCCGCAGGACAAGGCGCCCGGCTGGGTGGTACAGACCAGCGACAGCCGACGGCTGAGCCTGATCCCGCTGGGCGCGACCGCGGTGCCGGCCGAGAAGTCGCTGCAGTTCTGGACCAAGGGCGACAATTGGAGTGGGCCGGTCTCGCTCGGCCTGGTCAAGCCCGGCGAGACGGTGCAGATACCGCTCGACAAACTGCCGCCGCTGCAGCCGAATCAATTGTTCGAGCTTACGCTGGAGCCGGCGAACGGATCGCCCATTGACCGGCCGACCGGGCCGATCCAGTTCATCGGCCGCGCCGTGAAGCTGATCTGA
- a CDS encoding sigma-70 family RNA polymerase sigma factor yields the protein MTTDAHHAADTFDYERALQRCARGDRMALQEIYRRESRHLLGVVLRIVRQRQQAEDVVHDAFINIWSRAEGFDATRGSGRGWIYSVARNLALNAVRNGAREVSVDEETAEALEVRQAMDAHSQTVDAFALNASVGRLNDCLARLEPGRRNCILYAYVDGCSHGEIAQRTQTPLGTVKAWIKRGMHTLKECMG from the coding sequence GTGACGACCGACGCCCACCACGCAGCCGACACCTTCGATTACGAACGAGCGTTGCAGCGGTGCGCGCGGGGCGATCGCATGGCGCTGCAGGAGATCTACCGCCGGGAAAGCCGCCACCTGCTGGGCGTGGTGCTGCGCATCGTGCGCCAGCGCCAGCAGGCCGAGGACGTGGTGCATGACGCCTTCATCAACATCTGGAGCCGCGCGGAGGGTTTCGACGCCACGCGGGGTTCGGGCCGGGGCTGGATCTACAGCGTGGCGCGCAATCTGGCGCTGAACGCGGTGCGCAACGGCGCGCGCGAGGTGTCGGTCGACGAGGAAACCGCGGAGGCTCTTGAAGTTCGACAAGCCATGGACGCCCATTCACAGACCGTCGACGCGTTTGCCCTGAATGCCAGCGTGGGCCGGCTCAACGATTGCCTCGCCCGGCTGGAGCCCGGCCGGCGCAACTGCATCCTCTACGCCTATGTGGACGGGTGCTCGCACGGCGAGATCGCACAGCGCACGCAAACCCCGCTGGGCACGGTCAAGGCCTGGATCAAGCGCGGCATGCACACCTTGAAGGAGTGCATGGGATGA
- a CDS encoding DUF3455 domain-containing protein, producing MSIKKLSALSAVAAASAVLLGACGSMGAAPAMMYSQASLPDAVKVPAGNRVAMETVGVGEVTYECRDKASAPGMPAAPGMMEWVFVGPNAVLNDRGGKAVGKYYGPPATWESMDGSKVTATQLAVAPAGAGNLPYQLVKANPAMGSGAMAGVTHIQRVATKGGVPPATACSPANKGAREIVKYQADYIFWKAA from the coding sequence ATGTCGATCAAAAAACTGTCCGCACTCTCTGCCGTGGCCGCCGCATCCGCTGTCCTGCTCGGCGCCTGCGGCTCCATGGGCGCTGCGCCCGCCATGATGTACAGCCAGGCCAGCCTGCCCGATGCCGTCAAGGTGCCGGCCGGCAACAGGGTGGCCATGGAGACCGTGGGCGTGGGCGAGGTCACGTACGAGTGCCGCGACAAGGCCAGTGCCCCGGGCATGCCCGCCGCGCCCGGCATGATGGAATGGGTTTTCGTCGGCCCGAACGCGGTGCTCAACGACCGCGGCGGCAAGGCCGTGGGCAAGTATTACGGCCCGCCGGCCACCTGGGAATCGATGGACGGCTCCAAGGTCACGGCCACACAGCTCGCGGTGGCGCCGGCCGGCGCAGGCAATCTGCCCTACCAGCTGGTGAAGGCCAATCCGGCCATGGGCAGCGGCGCGATGGCCGGCGTGACCCACATCCAGCGCGTGGCCACCAAGGGCGGCGTGCCACCGGCGACGGCCTGCAGCCCGGCCAACAAGGGCGCCAGGGAAATCGTGAAGTACCAGGCCGACTACATTTTCTGGAAAGCGGCCTGA